In Piliocolobus tephrosceles isolate RC106 chromosome 5, ASM277652v3, whole genome shotgun sequence, a single genomic region encodes these proteins:
- the LOC111543135 gene encoding uncharacterized protein LOC111543135, whose protein sequence is MVKDADKLTMGQELQVTTPHAIEGVLRQPPDRWLSNARLTHYQGLLLNPIRITFMPPTALNPASLLPNPDLESPLHNCSEILAQVHGVREDLQDRPLPDADLVWFTNGSSFVHQGQRYAGAAVTSETKVIWAEPLPPGTSAQKAELVALTQALKLGKDQKLTVYTDSRYAFATTHIHGAIYRERGLLTAEGKDIKNKEEILALLAALWEPRKLAIVHCPGHQKTTDMVSRGNNLADQTAKNVAQTPSRLLALQLPDPGPAELSSNPEYSEGDLQWINELPMAQIHDKWWKDCEDNIIHPDKLGQRILERIHHSTHLGSRRMLDLIRHSKLKIRDASKKVEQVTKNCVVCQLNNAGNQPQTTEKRQRGNRPGAYWEIDFTEIKPGKYGYKYLLVFVDTFSGWTEAFPTKKETAQVVAKKILEEILPRYGFPAMIGSDNRPAFIAKPYRKFMKRSGLD, encoded by the exons ATGGTCAAAGACGCTGATAAACTGACCATGGGCCAAGAATTGCAGGTCACTACCCCACATGCCATTGAAGGCGTACTCAGACAACCACCTGATCGGTGGCTTAgcaatgcccggctcacccactaccagggaCTGCTACTAAACCCCATCAGAATAACTTTCATGCCCCCAACGGCCCTAAACCCCGCGTCCCTACTGCCAAATCCGGACTTGGAGAGCCCACTCCACAACTGTtccgagatattggcccaggtACACGGAGTCAGAGAAGACCTACAGGACCGGCCACTGCCAGACGCTGACCTCGTCTGGTTCACCAATGGAAGCAGTTTCGTCCACCAAGGACAAAGGTACGCGGGGGCGGCGGTAACCTCAGAAACCAAAGTCATTTGGGCGGAACCCTTGCCCCCGGGGACGTCGGCCCAAAAGGCCGAACTGGTGGCATTGACTCAGGCCCTAAAATTGGGGAAAGACCAAAAACTAACGGTATATACTGACAGCCGATATGCCTTTGCCACCACTCACATACATGGAGCAATATATAGGGAAAGAGGGCTCCTCACGGCAGAAGGAAAAGACattaagaacaaagaagaaatcctGGCCCTACTAGCTGCCCTCTGGGAACCCAGAAAATTGGCGATTGTCCACTGTCCGGGACACCAAAAGACAACTGACATGGTCTCCCGGGGAAATAACCTGGCTgatcagactgctaaaaatgtggctCAAACCCCTTCACGACTCCTAGCCCTTCAGCTGCCTGACCCGGGGCCCGCAGAGCTATCCTCTAACCCAGAGTACTCAGAGGGCGACCTCCAGTGGATAAACGAGCTCCCTATGGCTCAGATCCACGACAAGTGGTGGAAAGACTGTGAAGACAACATTATACACCCAGACAAATTAGGACAACGGATACTAGAACGAATCCATCATAGTACCCATTTAGGCTCAAGGCGAATGTTGGACTTAATAAGACactcaaaactaaaaatcagagatgcttctaaaaaagttgaacaagTGACTAAAAATTGTGTGGTATGCCAACTCAATAATGCAGGAAACCAACCCCAGACCactgaaaaaagacaaagaggaaatagACCTGGGGCTTATTGGGAAATTGACTTcactgaaataaaaccaggaaaatatggataCAAATACCTACTagtttttgtagatactttttcaggatggacagaaGCCTTCCCAACCAAAAAGGAAACTGCCCAGGTcgtagccaagaaaatcctagaagaaatcctgCCCAGGTATGGCTTCCCAGCTATGATAGGGTCGGACAACAGGCCGGCCTTCATCGCCaag ccttacagaaaattcatGAAGAGATCTGGCCTAGACTAA